The following proteins are encoded in a genomic region of Bubalus kerabau isolate K-KA32 ecotype Philippines breed swamp buffalo chromosome 15, PCC_UOA_SB_1v2, whole genome shotgun sequence:
- the LOC129628397 gene encoding olfactory receptor 52I2-like gives MLGSPYNHTTEVPATFILVGIPGLQSSHLWLAISLSIMYTTALLANTLIVMVIWMDSTLQEPMYYFLCVLAAVDMVMASSVVPKMVSIFSSGDNSISFNACFTQMYFVHAATAVETGLLLAMAFDRYVAICKPLHYKRILTPRVMLGISVTITIRATVFMTPLSWMVSHLPFCSSNVVLHSYCEHIAVAKLACADPRSSSLYSLIGTSIIVGSDVAFIAASYILILQAVFSLSSKNAQLKALSTCGSHVGVMALYYLPGMASIYVAWLGEDIVPLCTQVLLADLYLIIPPTLNPIIYGLRTKQIRNRTSSLLMHCLFKHSSLGS, from the coding sequence ATGCTGGGGTCACCCTACAACCATACAACGGAAGTCCCTGCCACCTTCATCCTGGTGGGTATCCCAGGTTTGCAGTCTTCACATCTTTGGCTGGCTATCTCACTGAGCATCATGTATACCACAGCCCTGTTGGCAAACACCCTCATAGTGATGGTCATCTGGATGGATTCCACTCTACAGGAGCCCATGTACTACTTCCTGTGTGTTCTGGCTGCTGTAGACATGGTTATGGCCTCCTCAGTGGTGCCCAAGATGGTGAGCATCTTCTCCTCAGGAGACAACTCCATCAGCTTTAACGCTTGTTTCACTCAGATGTATTTTGTCCATGCAGCCACAGCTGTGGAGACGGGGCTGCTGCTGGCCATGGCttttgaccgctatgtggccatctgtaagcCCCTACACTATAAGAGAATTCTCACACCTCGAGTGATGCTGGGAATAAGTGTGACCATCACCATCAGAGCGACCGTATTCATGACTCCACTGAGCTGGATGGTGAGTCATCTGCCCTTCTGTAGCTCCAACGTGGTTCTCCATTCCTACTGTGAGCACATAGCTGTGGCCAAGTTGGCTTGTGCTGACCCCAGGTCCAGTAGTCTCTACAGTTTGATTGGTACCTCCATTATTGTGGGTTCTGATGTGGCCTTTATTGCTGCCTCCTATATcctgattctccaggcagtattCAGCCTCTCCTCAAAGAATGCTCAGTTAAAAGCATTAAGTACGTGTGGCTCCCATGTGGGGGTTATGGCTCTGTACTACCTACCTGGGATGGCATCCATCTATGTGGCCTGGCTGGGGGAGGACATAGTGCCTTTGTGCACCCAAGTGCTATTAGCTGACTTGTATCTGATCATCCCACCTACCTTAAACCCCATCATCTATGGCCTGAGGACAAAGCAAATACGAAATCGAACATCAAGCTTGCTGATGCACTGCCTCTTTAAACACTCCAGCTTGGGTTCATGA